The nucleotide window AATCAGCGTTTGTGGCATCAAGTTCCTTTTGGAGCCTAAGGACTTGCTTTTGGAGCACTGAAATGGCCCCAACACAACCATACACTGGATCTTTGATCCTTGCTTCGGCTTCATAGGCCAGAGAGTTCACAGCATCCTCTCTTTGATGGGGTTGCACCTCATTGAGGAGTTTGCTCACGTTGCTTGCACCAAATATCTTGTGAACATTTGCAAATTTATGTGGCTCTTCTGGTGGGAAATATGGGGCAAAAATGCAATCCGGCATGCACTTCCTTCTCAAAAACTTGCAGGCTGCACATGGAGAATTGGAGTAGCTAGAAGAGGCCATGATCTTCGAACACTGCCCCCAACACTTTACACTAATCAATTACCAAACAACTACTTAATTACAAACTCTATGTATATAGTACTCAATTTTTAACCTTAACTATTCTAAATGATCATATATACATGTTTGTGTTTTCCCAAATTGTTTTACggaatttcatatatatagatatatagataATTACATAGATAAATAGATTGATTGACCACACTCTTGTGAGCTTGAATTAATTACAGTAATTAATAGTCTTATTTTGGAACTTAATTGATCTCTCCCATATATAAACACATCTAATTGAACTTAGGGTTACGGAGACTTTGCCCTGCTTATTAAAGTACTTTACTACTGCTAtactttttgaacttttttttaaaacttttttgtgCCCAAGAAGTCTTCATTGAAACCGAGTACATTCACATATTCTCAGTACCCAGAacccttttgttttcttttccttttttgtacaGAAGATGGGaggaaactaaaaagaaaaagaaaagatatgatatgatatgcgccacaattttataattaattgtgcTTAATTAGTTTCATTTCAAGTTCAATCtgcacatattttttttccttaacctgtttttctctccctcttaatttttctttttcaatatgTTCCTCTAGCCTTATATATTGTGATGCTCAATTGGAAATGGCTACAACGGCAAGAAAAAGGTACACCAACCAAGTAGCTTTTGTTAATGGTGGATTGTACatatggatttttctcaattttcaaCTCTTTCTGTTGGATGTTACACCAATTACCCAGAATTTCATACCTTTCCAACAATTACAAAAACCAAAAACCCTGATCCAACCTTAGAACACTAATAATTTATTAGGCAAAGTTCCAaagataaaacaagaaaaaagagaggtagttaattcgaaaaaaaaagtatagctGGTGAAGCTAGCTAGGTTTCTTTgaacaaattaacaatataatatGTAATTTGGATCATTACCTTAATGTTGCAGGCTTGCTCTTTCAAGATCCGttaattctttaatatttggcTGTGAAATAGTATGCCACCTAACTGAGAGAGATTTTTCTCGAGAGTATTGGATGTGAGAGTTCAAGGAGGAACCCTAGTTAGTTGCTAGACAAGATGAGAGAAACCCGCAAATTAATAGTGAGACAACTGATAAACGACATGAGGGCATAGTGAGGCAAAGAACATTTCCggtgagaaagaaatgaaaaagcaaCCAAAATGGGGCAACAAAGTGAAAAAGAATGACTATGACAAAACCTttataatgatataataatgTCAAACACTGTGCAAGAATATCCAATCTTAACTTGCGATATAATCCACCCCATTGACTATATACATAGAGTAAATATATAGGTTATCTGTATACagtgtaaatatattttatattattgtttttttttatataatgattATATTAAGTTTCAAATTTACGATCTTGTGCATATTAATTACCTCAAATCCTCCATCACTTAGCCGATTCTAGCGATTTTTTTCCATTATAGTTTAATAACAAATAGTTATCtataataagtttatattttgACATGCAAATTAAAgacatgttttaatttaaagaaaagacTGAAATTGTaaagtatattaaattataaaggaGTAAATGtgaatacattttttatgaagattaaaactaaaattggtaagaaaaaaaaagtacgaAACTCGATATAATAAAGATTAAAGTGAGATTTATCGTCCAGTCCTATATATCCTGTATATACTCGaatctaaat belongs to Glycine soja cultivar W05 chromosome 5, ASM419377v2, whole genome shotgun sequence and includes:
- the LOC114411655 gene encoding LOB domain-containing protein 25-like, with the translated sequence MASSSYSNSPCAACKFLRRKCMPDCIFAPYFPPEEPHKFANVHKIFGASNVSKLLNEVQPHQREDAVNSLAYEAEARIKDPVYGCVGAISVLQKQVLRLQKELDATNADLIRYSACNEIPNTTTHHGGRRMSDDGGGGGSSLAHSHGFYYPSNWNNDPCGNSNGYPRGDI